The following are encoded together in the Bradyrhizobium genosp. L genome:
- a CDS encoding isocitrate lyase/PEP mutase family protein codes for MRTQADKAARFRELHQRPNAFIIPNPWDAGTAKLLAAMGFEALATTSLGLANTLGQATVSLDAVIENCRVITGATDLPVNADLENCGADDPKTAAQAITRAAEAGCVGGSIEDSTGDREHPIYEFSLAVERVQAAVEAARALPFPFTLTARAENFLWGRKDLDDTIKRLQAFEAAGADVLYSPGLYDLATIKTVTSAVQRPFNHVMGFADPTLTVDQLSAAGVKRISVGGAMQRHALAAFLRSAREMKENGAFTFVRDMAVVKDVREAFAEARSEQ; via the coding sequence ATGCGCACCCAGGCGGACAAGGCGGCACGCTTTCGCGAACTGCACCAGCGGCCAAACGCCTTCATCATTCCAAACCCGTGGGACGCCGGCACGGCAAAACTGCTCGCGGCGATGGGCTTCGAGGCGCTGGCCACCACGAGCCTCGGGCTCGCCAACACCCTGGGACAGGCGACCGTCTCGCTCGATGCCGTCATCGAGAATTGCCGGGTGATCACCGGTGCCACCGACCTGCCGGTCAATGCCGACCTCGAGAATTGCGGCGCCGACGATCCCAAGACCGCGGCGCAGGCGATCACCCGCGCGGCCGAGGCAGGTTGCGTCGGCGGCTCGATCGAGGACTCCACCGGCGATCGCGAGCATCCGATCTACGAATTCTCGCTCGCGGTGGAGCGGGTGCAGGCCGCGGTCGAGGCCGCGCGCGCCCTGCCATTTCCGTTCACCCTGACGGCGCGGGCCGAAAACTTTCTCTGGGGACGCAAAGACCTCGACGACACCATCAAGCGGCTGCAAGCCTTCGAGGCCGCAGGCGCCGACGTGCTCTATTCGCCTGGTCTTTATGACCTCGCCACCATCAAGACCGTGACATCGGCCGTGCAGCGGCCGTTCAACCACGTGATGGGCTTTGCCGACCCGACCTTGACGGTCGACCAATTGTCGGCCGCCGGCGTCAAGCGCATCAGCGTCGGCGGCGCCATGCAGCGCCACGCGCTGGCCGCGTTCTTGCGCAGCGCCCGCGAGATGAAGGAGAACGGCGCATTCACCTTCGTCCGCGACATGGCGGTGGTGAAGGACGTCAGAGAGGCGTTTGCGGAGGCGCGAAGCGAACAATGA
- the cynS gene encoding cyanase, producing the protein MKREDLTEKLLDIKREKGWTWKYICEKIGGYSEVLITGAILGQMKLTKPQAANAAELFGLSKAETAMLNETPMRGMPMPPTDPLIYRFYELVMVNGPAWKALIEEEYGDGIMSAIDFDMVMERLPNPKGDRVKITMSGKFLPYKYYGASGNVPEYGFKEG; encoded by the coding sequence ATGAAACGCGAAGACCTCACCGAGAAGCTGCTCGACATCAAGCGCGAGAAGGGCTGGACCTGGAAATACATCTGCGAAAAGATCGGCGGCTATTCCGAGGTGCTGATAACAGGCGCCATTCTCGGCCAGATGAAATTGACAAAACCGCAGGCCGCCAACGCGGCTGAATTGTTCGGCCTGTCGAAGGCCGAGACCGCGATGCTGAACGAGACGCCGATGCGCGGCATGCCGATGCCGCCGACCGATCCCTTGATCTATCGCTTCTACGAGCTGGTGATGGTCAACGGCCCGGCCTGGAAGGCGCTGATCGAGGAAGAGTATGGCGACGGCATCATGTCGGCGATCGACTTCGACATGGTGATGGAGCGGCTGCCGAACCCGAAGGGCGACCGCGTCAAGATCACGATGTCAGGCAAATTCCTGCCGTACAAGTATTACGGCGCCAGCGGCAACGTGCCGGAATACGGCTTCAAGGAAGGTTAG
- a CDS encoding ABC transporter ATP-binding protein, whose amino-acid sequence MTDKFISIEGIARRYPAASGGSTTIFENLWLSMARGEFGCVIGHSGCGKTTVLNILAGLDEPSEGTVIVDGQGIEGTSLDRAVIFQSHALLPWRTVLGNVAYAVSSKWRRWDRARVRAHAQKFIDLVGLTGAEHKHPSELSGGMKQRVGIARALSITPKIMLMDEPFSALDALTRGTLQDEVRRICVETGQTTFMITHDVDEAIFLADKIFLMTNGPGAVLAEIVENPLPKERGRIDLHRHPYYYALRNHIVDFLVSRSKSFAIDVTDHDPRDVPTVRPGLPDLVLASGAEPHPQTSWPGLSRPSTSI is encoded by the coding sequence ATGACCGACAAGTTCATCTCAATCGAAGGCATCGCGCGGCGCTATCCGGCGGCGTCTGGTGGCAGCACGACGATCTTCGAAAATCTGTGGCTGTCGATGGCGCGCGGCGAGTTTGGCTGCGTGATCGGGCATTCCGGCTGCGGCAAGACCACCGTGCTGAACATCCTGGCCGGCCTCGACGAGCCGAGCGAGGGCACCGTCATCGTCGACGGGCAGGGCATCGAAGGCACCAGCCTCGACCGCGCCGTGATCTTCCAGAGCCATGCGCTGCTGCCGTGGCGCACGGTGCTGGGCAACGTCGCCTACGCCGTCAGCTCGAAATGGCGCAGATGGGATCGCGCGCGGGTGAGGGCGCATGCGCAGAAGTTCATCGATCTCGTTGGCCTCACCGGCGCCGAGCACAAGCATCCCTCGGAACTGTCGGGCGGCATGAAGCAACGGGTCGGCATCGCACGCGCGCTGTCGATCACGCCGAAGATCATGCTGATGGACGAACCATTCTCGGCGCTCGACGCGCTGACCCGGGGTACATTGCAGGACGAGGTGCGGCGGATTTGCGTCGAGACCGGGCAGACCACCTTCATGATCACCCATGACGTCGACGAGGCGATCTTCCTCGCCGACAAGATCTTCCTGATGACCAACGGACCCGGCGCCGTGCTGGCCGAGATCGTCGAAAATCCGCTGCCGAAGGAACGTGGCCGCATCGATTTGCATCGCCACCCCTACTACTATGCGCTGCGCAACCATATCGTCGACTTCCTGGTCAGCCGCAGCAAGAGCTTTGCGATTGACGTGACCGATCACGATCCGCGCGACGTGCCGACGGTACGGCCGGGGCTGCCGGATCTGGTGCTAGCATCCGGAGCCGAGCCACACCCACAGACGTCATGGCCGGGCCTGTCCCGGCCATCCACGTCTATCTGA
- the ntrB gene encoding nitrate ABC transporter permease — translation MTLRLRAAIVSLVLLAAFLGAWHLATRSTGAAANMSPEYAKLMGLTATQGKSAMPGPLDVGAKLWEHLKRPFYDNGPNDKGLGIQLGYSIGRVGLGYLIAVIVAIPLGFMIGMSPLISKAIDPFIQILKPISPLAWMPLALYTIKDSSISAIFVIVICSVWPMLLNTAFGVASVRKEWINVARTLEVGTVRRAFTVILPAAAPTILTGMRISIGIAWLVIVAAEMLVGGTGIGYFVWNEWNNLSITNVIIAILLIGVVGMLLDQVLARFTRMVTFPE, via the coding sequence ATGACCCTCCGTCTCCGCGCCGCGATCGTCTCGCTCGTGCTGCTCGCCGCCTTCCTCGGCGCCTGGCATCTTGCGACCCGCAGCACGGGCGCTGCCGCCAACATGTCTCCCGAATACGCCAAGCTGATGGGGTTGACGGCGACCCAGGGCAAGTCGGCGATGCCAGGTCCGCTCGATGTCGGCGCCAAACTCTGGGAGCATCTGAAGCGGCCGTTCTATGACAACGGGCCGAACGACAAGGGGCTTGGCATCCAGCTCGGCTATTCGATCGGCCGCGTCGGGCTCGGCTATCTGATCGCCGTCATCGTCGCGATCCCGCTCGGTTTCATGATCGGGATGTCGCCCCTGATCAGCAAGGCGATCGACCCGTTCATCCAAATATTGAAGCCGATCTCGCCGCTGGCCTGGATGCCGCTTGCGCTCTACACCATCAAGGATTCCTCGATCTCGGCGATCTTCGTCATCGTCATCTGCTCGGTGTGGCCGATGCTGCTCAACACCGCGTTCGGGGTGGCCAGCGTGCGCAAGGAATGGATCAACGTGGCACGCACGCTCGAGGTCGGCACCGTCAGGCGCGCCTTCACGGTGATCCTGCCGGCCGCGGCGCCGACGATCCTGACGGGCATGCGGATCTCGATCGGCATCGCCTGGCTCGTCATCGTCGCCGCCGAGATGCTGGTCGGCGGTACCGGCATCGGCTACTTCGTTTGGAACGAATGGAACAATCTCTCGATCACCAATGTGATCATCGCGATTCTCCTGATCGGTGTCGTCGGTATGCTGCTTGACCAGGTGCTGGCGCGCTTCACGCGCATGGTGACGTTTCCGGAGTGA
- a CDS encoding CmpA/NrtA family ABC transporter substrate-binding protein, which translates to MSTFDDAFDADRELAACACGRHCSKAEHDHAERAPRCEAVTDVSDEARYEGIVASAVMRAVFPQDVARRAFLKSVGAATALAALSQFFPLKTATEAFAEAGAPEKKDLKVGFIPITCATPIIMAAPLGFYAKQGLNVDVVKTAGWAVIRDKTINKEYDAAHMLAPMPIAISLGLGANAIPFTVPAIENINGQGITLAMKHKDRRDPKDWKGMKFAIPFDYSMHNYLLRYYLAEHGLDPDTDVQLRSVPPPEMVANLRADNIDGFLAPDNICQRAIYDGAGFLHILSKGIWDGHPCCSFAASREFITTAPNSFAALTRAIVDATGYAAKAENRRQIAEAIAPANYINAPVTVLEQVLTGTYADGLGGVKTDAKRVDFDPFPWQSFAVWMLTQMKRWGQIKGDVDYKAVAEQVYLATDTAKVMAEMGLTPPEASYKSFAVMGKTFDPAKPDDYLASFKIRKLT; encoded by the coding sequence ATGTCCACCTTCGACGATGCCTTCGATGCCGACCGTGAACTTGCGGCCTGCGCCTGCGGCCGGCATTGCTCCAAAGCCGAGCACGATCATGCCGAGCGCGCGCCGCGCTGCGAGGCGGTGACTGATGTCAGCGACGAGGCGCGCTACGAAGGCATCGTTGCCTCGGCCGTGATGCGTGCGGTGTTTCCCCAGGACGTCGCGCGCCGTGCCTTTCTGAAGTCGGTGGGAGCCGCGACGGCGCTGGCGGCGCTGTCGCAATTCTTCCCGCTGAAGACGGCGACCGAAGCATTCGCCGAGGCGGGAGCGCCGGAGAAGAAGGATCTCAAGGTCGGCTTCATCCCGATCACCTGCGCGACGCCGATCATCATGGCGGCGCCGCTCGGATTCTATGCCAAGCAGGGGCTCAACGTCGACGTCGTGAAGACCGCCGGTTGGGCCGTGATCCGCGACAAGACCATCAACAAGGAATACGATGCCGCCCACATGCTGGCGCCGATGCCGATCGCGATCTCGCTCGGGCTTGGCGCCAATGCGATCCCCTTCACGGTGCCCGCGATCGAGAACATCAACGGCCAGGGCATCACGCTCGCGATGAAGCACAAGGATCGGCGCGATCCGAAAGACTGGAAGGGCATGAAGTTCGCCATTCCGTTCGACTACTCCATGCACAATTATCTGTTGCGCTATTATCTGGCCGAGCATGGCCTCGATCCCGATACCGACGTGCAGCTCCGCTCGGTGCCGCCGCCGGAGATGGTCGCCAATCTGCGCGCCGACAACATCGACGGCTTCCTCGCGCCCGACAACATCTGCCAGCGCGCGATCTATGACGGCGCAGGCTTCCTGCACATCCTGTCCAAGGGGATCTGGGACGGCCATCCCTGCTGCAGTTTTGCGGCGAGCCGCGAGTTCATCACGACGGCGCCGAACTCATTCGCCGCGCTGACCCGCGCGATCGTCGATGCGACCGGCTACGCCGCCAAGGCCGAGAACCGCAGGCAGATCGCGGAAGCGATCGCGCCGGCCAATTACATCAACGCGCCGGTGACGGTGTTGGAGCAGGTCTTGACCGGCACCTATGCTGACGGCCTCGGCGGCGTGAAGACGGATGCAAAACGCGTCGATTTCGATCCGTTCCCCTGGCAGTCGTTCGCGGTGTGGATGCTGACGCAGATGAAGCGCTGGGGCCAGATCAAGGGCGATGTCGATTACAAGGCGGTCGCCGAGCAAGTCTACCTCGCCACCGACACGGCGAAGGTGATGGCCGAGATGGGGCTGACGCCGCCGGAGGCGAGCTACAAATCCTTTGCGGTGATGGGCAAGACGTTCGATCCGGCCAAGCCGGATGATTATCTGGCGAGCTTCAAGATCAGGAAGCTGACGTGA
- a CDS encoding sulfurtransferase, whose translation MTDVLITAGELAELVTKEPCVIIDTRNPDAYAAGHLPGAVNVHDVFTYLATSTPEGMHELKSKFADAFGGAGLSGTETALIYEQSMNSGFGQSCRGYYLLTMLGYPKVKVLHGGYDAWKAADLPVTTDVPAPAKASFAIVPEAGEIMIDAKAMLAALDKPGVAILDVRDVDEWIGESSSPYGKDFCPRKGRIPGAVWLEWYRMMKPTGEGQRFKSKDEILAECATVGISQTTPVYLYCFKGARASNTFLALKNAGVKDVRMYFGSWNEWSRDPALPIDEGLPTSAPATSKAA comes from the coding sequence ATGACGGACGTTCTGATCACTGCCGGCGAACTGGCCGAGCTCGTCACCAAAGAACCGTGTGTCATCATCGACACCCGAAATCCGGATGCCTATGCGGCGGGACATCTGCCCGGCGCGGTCAATGTGCATGACGTCTTCACCTATCTGGCGACCTCGACGCCGGAGGGCATGCACGAACTCAAGAGCAAATTTGCCGACGCGTTCGGCGGCGCTGGCCTCTCCGGTACCGAGACTGCCTTGATTTACGAGCAGTCGATGAACTCGGGCTTCGGCCAGTCCTGCCGCGGCTACTATCTGCTGACGATGCTCGGCTATCCCAAGGTCAAGGTGCTGCATGGCGGCTACGACGCGTGGAAGGCGGCCGACCTGCCGGTCACGACCGACGTGCCGGCGCCGGCGAAAGCGTCGTTTGCGATCGTGCCGGAGGCCGGGGAGATCATGATCGACGCCAAGGCGATGCTCGCGGCGCTCGACAAGCCCGGTGTCGCGATCCTCGACGTGCGCGACGTCGACGAGTGGATCGGCGAAAGCTCCTCGCCCTACGGCAAGGATTTCTGCCCGCGCAAGGGCCGCATCCCCGGCGCGGTCTGGCTCGAATGGTACCGCATGATGAAGCCGACCGGCGAAGGCCAGCGCTTCAAGTCGAAGGACGAGATCCTCGCCGAATGCGCCACCGTCGGCATCTCGCAGACCACGCCGGTCTATCTCTACTGCTTCAAGGGCGCGCGTGCCTCGAACACCTTCCTGGCGCTGAAGAACGCCGGCGTGAAAGACGTGCGGATGTATTTCGGCTCCTGGAACGAATGGTCGCGCGACCCGGCGCTGCCGATCGATGAAGGCTTGCCGACGTCAGCTCCCGCAACAAGCAAGGCGGCATAG
- a CDS encoding acyl-CoA dehydrogenase family protein: MGSLALSRVESQAPAPTIADEVARLARQELAPLASAIDAGSVYPADFLRRIGEVGAWSSHVPQEGPADLRCAIQAMAAIGEVCGATAFMAWCQNTLVWYAANSTNMKLAARFGDCFSSGRKLGGTGLSNPMKSFFGIERLKLKGRKVDGGYIVRGALPWVSNLGPDHYFGTIFEREDAPGIARGEPGETVMFLADCADPAIKLTPCKPFLAMDGTGTYGIQFRDVFVPDELILAEPAAPFVKKIRAGFILLQVGMGLGLMKDCINIMDEVHAPLGHVNRYLPQQPTQFRELYAEFEKEAMTLARDPYNADDSYWRRVVALRLRIGDASVAVAHAAMLHCGARGYLMSHRAQRRLREAYFVAIVTPATKQLRKMLADG, translated from the coding sequence ATGGGTTCATTGGCTTTATCGCGGGTCGAATCTCAGGCTCCCGCACCGACCATTGCGGACGAGGTGGCGCGCCTCGCCCGCCAAGAGCTGGCACCGCTTGCGTCAGCAATCGATGCCGGCTCGGTCTATCCCGCCGACTTCCTGCGCCGGATCGGCGAGGTCGGGGCGTGGAGCAGCCACGTCCCGCAGGAAGGGCCGGCCGACCTGCGCTGCGCGATCCAGGCGATGGCGGCGATCGGCGAGGTCTGCGGCGCCACCGCCTTCATGGCCTGGTGCCAGAACACGCTGGTCTGGTACGCGGCCAACTCCACCAACATGAAGCTTGCCGCACGGTTCGGCGACTGCTTTTCCAGTGGGCGCAAGCTCGGCGGCACCGGGCTCTCCAATCCGATGAAGAGCTTCTTCGGCATCGAGCGGCTGAAGCTGAAGGGCCGCAAGGTCGACGGCGGCTACATCGTGCGCGGTGCGCTGCCCTGGGTCTCCAATCTCGGCCCGGACCATTACTTCGGCACCATCTTCGAGCGCGAGGACGCGCCCGGCATCGCCAGAGGCGAGCCGGGGGAAACCGTGATGTTCCTCGCCGACTGCGCCGATCCCGCCATCAAGCTGACGCCGTGCAAGCCGTTTTTGGCGATGGACGGCACCGGCACCTACGGCATCCAGTTCCGCGACGTGTTCGTGCCTGACGAACTGATCCTGGCCGAACCGGCGGCGCCGTTCGTCAAGAAAATCCGCGCCGGCTTCATCCTGCTGCAGGTCGGCATGGGCCTCGGCCTGATGAAGGACTGCATCAACATCATGGACGAGGTCCACGCGCCGCTCGGTCATGTCAACCGCTATCTGCCGCAGCAGCCGACCCAGTTCCGCGAGCTGTATGCCGAGTTCGAGAAGGAAGCGATGACGCTGGCGCGCGATCCCTACAATGCCGACGACAGCTACTGGCGCCGCGTCGTCGCGCTGCGCTTGCGGATCGGCGATGCCAGCGTCGCGGTCGCGCATGCGGCGATGCTCCATTGCGGTGCGCGCGGCTATCTGATGAGCCACCGCGCCCAGCGCCGGCTGCGCGAAGCCTATTTCGTCGCCATCGTCACGCCTGCCACTAAGCAGCTGCGCAAGATGCTGGCGGACGGGTGA
- a CDS encoding OsmC family protein has translation MTAVAQKTALTGCLAPIDKGGLEQLIANGKANPKVIKTLKCKTVAEGKFRHANYIRNLAPYIVDEPPGLLGDDTAPNPSEASLAALGSCLAVGLHANAVHRGWTVNKLELELEGDLNITAVWGTGDVSEKPVGFTDVRVKVDMACEGVPQDEIDALVAHVKKWSPVANTFTRPVNLEVSA, from the coding sequence ATGACTGCTGTCGCCCAGAAAACCGCTCTGACCGGCTGCCTCGCGCCGATCGACAAAGGCGGCCTCGAACAGCTGATTGCCAACGGCAAGGCCAATCCGAAGGTGATCAAGACCTTGAAGTGCAAGACGGTGGCCGAGGGCAAGTTCCGCCACGCCAACTACATCCGCAACCTCGCGCCCTATATCGTCGACGAGCCACCGGGTCTGCTCGGCGACGACACTGCACCCAATCCCTCCGAGGCCTCGCTCGCCGCGCTCGGCTCCTGCCTTGCGGTCGGCCTGCACGCCAACGCCGTGCACCGCGGCTGGACCGTCAACAAGCTCGAGCTGGAGCTCGAGGGCGATCTCAACATCACCGCGGTGTGGGGCACCGGCGACGTCAGCGAGAAGCCGGTCGGCTTCACCGACGTCCGCGTCAAGGTCGATATGGCGTGCGAGGGCGTCCCGCAGGACGAGATCGACGCGCTGGTGGCGCACGTGAAGAAGTGGTCGCCGGTCGCCAACACCTTCACGCGTCCCGTCAACCTCGAGGTCAGCGCTTAG
- a CDS encoding TetR/AcrR family transcriptional regulator — translation MAKSLAKKKPAAAFAAGDDESARGRLLSAATHLFCKNGINATGIDAIIDEAGTAKTTLYKLFGSKTNLVHAVLESEGKQWRDWFIGAIEAGGGDAQTKLVRIFPALKIWFAEERFYGCPFINAVAEHDKDAKQFRNIALKHKKVVLAHIEKLAGEMGAAEPAVLAHQLALLIDGAIVAAMVSCDPGVADTAGLAAGSLFAPAKVKKAKRAGSQAEQLVAV, via the coding sequence ATGGCCAAATCGCTTGCGAAGAAAAAACCTGCCGCTGCGTTCGCCGCCGGCGACGACGAATCCGCGCGCGGGCGCCTGCTCAGCGCAGCGACGCATCTGTTCTGCAAGAACGGCATCAATGCCACCGGCATCGATGCGATCATCGACGAAGCCGGAACCGCCAAGACCACGCTCTACAAGCTGTTCGGCTCCAAGACCAACCTCGTCCATGCCGTGCTGGAGAGCGAAGGCAAGCAGTGGCGCGACTGGTTCATCGGCGCAATCGAGGCCGGCGGCGGCGACGCGCAGACCAAGCTGGTGCGGATTTTTCCGGCGCTGAAGATCTGGTTCGCCGAAGAGCGCTTCTACGGCTGCCCCTTCATCAACGCGGTCGCCGAGCACGACAAGGATGCAAAACAGTTCCGCAATATCGCGCTGAAGCACAAGAAGGTGGTGCTGGCGCATATCGAGAAGCTGGCCGGTGAAATGGGCGCCGCGGAGCCGGCCGTACTCGCGCATCAACTGGCGCTCTTGATCGACGGCGCGATCGTCGCCGCGATGGTGTCGTGCGACCCGGGGGTGGCCGATACTGCGGGGCTAGCGGCCGGCAGTCTGTTTGCGCCGGCGAAGGTAAAGAAGGCCAAGCGCGCCGGGAGCCAAGCAGAGCAACTCGTCGCGGTTTAG
- a CDS encoding SDR family oxidoreductase, whose product MARELEGKVAAVTGSASGIGLASSEAMLKAGARVVMVDRDAAALQALRDKHGDAVIPLVIDLLDPKDCATLLPKILERAGQLDILHANAGSYVGGDLIDADTAAIDRMLNLNVNVVMKNVHDVLPHMIARRAGDVIVTSSLAAHFPTPWEPVYASSKWAINCFVQTVRRQVFKHGIRVGSISPGPVITSLLADWPAEKLQEAKESGSLLEASEVAEVVMFMLTRPRGMTIRDVVMMPTNFDL is encoded by the coding sequence ATGGCAAGAGAACTGGAAGGCAAGGTCGCCGCGGTGACCGGGTCGGCGTCGGGCATTGGGCTGGCGAGCAGCGAGGCGATGCTGAAAGCCGGCGCGCGCGTGGTGATGGTCGACCGCGACGCGGCCGCGCTGCAGGCGCTGCGCGACAAGCACGGCGATGCCGTGATCCCGCTGGTGATCGACTTGCTCGACCCCAAGGACTGCGCGACGTTGCTGCCGAAAATCCTGGAGCGGGCCGGCCAGCTCGACATTCTCCATGCCAATGCCGGCAGCTATGTCGGCGGCGACCTGATCGATGCCGATACTGCGGCGATCGACCGGATGCTGAATCTCAACGTCAACGTCGTGATGAAGAACGTGCATGACGTGCTGCCGCATATGATCGCGCGGCGCGCCGGCGACGTCATCGTGACCAGCTCGCTGGCCGCGCACTTCCCGACGCCGTGGGAGCCGGTCTATGCCTCGTCGAAATGGGCGATCAACTGCTTCGTCCAGACCGTGCGGCGCCAGGTGTTCAAGCACGGCATCCGCGTCGGCTCCATATCGCCGGGGCCGGTGATCACCTCGCTGTTGGCGGACTGGCCGGCGGAGAAGCTTCAGGAGGCGAAAGAATCAGGGAGCCTGCTCGAGGCCAGCGAGGTCGCCGAGGTCGTGATGTTCATGCTGACGCGGCCGCGCGGCATGACAATCCGCGACGTGGTGATGATGCCGACGAATTTCGATCTCTGA